The Chloroflexota bacterium sequence GCCGCGCCCGACGTGGTTACCTCCCGATAGGGCAAAACGTCTGCATCGGCGGCCAACAGGTAGCGGTGGAGTTCCTCGTCGGGGACGTACCCCAGCCGCAGGCGAATGCGCGGGTCGCCGTGCGCCGCCGCCTCAATGCGCGCCGCGTAGCCCGAGTCCTGCGGGTTGCCCGCGATGAGCAGCACGTACCCATCGCCCTCCAACTGGCGAAACGCCGCAATCAGTTCCTCCACGCCCTTGTAGGGCCGTATCTGCCCCAGGAAGAGGAAGACCTTCTCGTGCGGCTGAAGGCCCAGATGTTGGCGAGCCTCTTCGCGCGTGGCGGTTACGGGATACGCGCCGATGTAGTTCCCGTGCGGGACGACGTACACGCCGCGCCTGCGGCCGTAGAGCGCCGCCAACTGCGCCGCCACGCCCTCGTCGTGAACGTGCACCGCGTCGGCCAGCCAGAACACCCACCGATTGGCCCATCGGTTCAAGCGCGCGTTCTGCCCCTCGTGGTGGGCCAGGTTGTGCACGGTGTACACGAACGTGATGCCCAGAAGCCGTGCCAACAGGACGGCCCTCACCAACCGCGTGAACTTCTTGAGCGCCCGCCAGCGCGACGGCGACGCGATTTGCAATTCCACCCAGTGCAGGTGGATCACGTCCAGCCGCCGATGGCCCCACACCCAGTCGGGCGTGAGGTCGCGGTGAGAAGTGGCGCGCACGCCCGGGATGGCGTCCAGCGCCTGGCGGAGCAACTCCACGTAGGGGTTCATCGTAACCGTTGAGATGAGGGCCACGCGCAGGTTCCGGTCTGCGTCGCGCGGGCGGTCGGCTCCCCATGCGGTCATCTCAGGCCTCCTTCGCGACGGCGCTGCGCCCACGGAGCCGCACGAATTCCCATGCGGCCTGCGCCAACTGGCGCACCTCCGGGTCAATCGCCCACATGATGGCCGCGTACACCACCACGATGGCCACGCCCGCCGCGCCCAGCCGAACGATGGCCCGCGTCAGGCCCCACGTGTTCCAGTACACCAACTTGCCCGCCAGCACGGCGATCACCGAAGCAATCCCCTGGGGCACGAGAATCTGCACGTACTTGCCCCACGAGGCGTGGATGATCTTGTTCGCCAAGAAGACCGAGATGCCGAAATCAATGACCGAGATGATCGCCGAGAACAGGCTGACGCCGACGATCCCGCCCCATCGGATGGCCGGGTACAGGAAGATGAGCATCATGGTCAGCCGCCACAGCGCAATGTAGGTGAGCCACTTGGGTTGCCCGCCCGCCTTGAACACGTTGCCCATGTTGGCCGCCACCGAACGCACCAGCCCGTAGATGCCCAGCAACTGCATCGGCAAGATGGCGGGACTCCATTCGCGCCCATAGGCCTGCGTTACGAAGTTGTCGGCAAACCCGATAGTAGTTACCGCAATAGGCACCGACAGGAGCGACACGTACTTCAGCGCGCGGAAATACACGTTGCGGAACATCTCCAGGTCGCTCTGGACTTTGGAGAACGTGGGGAACATCACCTGATTCACCAGGCGCGTGATCTGCGTGGCGGGCAGGTTGGCGATGGTGTAGGCCAGGTCGTAGAACCCCAGCGTCGCAGTAGCCAAGAACTTGCCGACGAAGACGTTGTCCACGTTGGTGATGGCGAACACCAGCGTCTGGCTCCCCACGATGTGCTTGCCATAGTCAATGAGTTCTTTCACGCGGGCCTTGCTGAAGCGAAGCCTGGGCCGCCACGGCGTGAAGAACCAGATAAGCCCCGCCGCAATAAGCGACACCGCCACCTGGCCATAGACCAGGCTCCAAACGCCGTACCCCAGCATGGCGAGCACGATGGAAAGGCCGTTGCCCAGGACTCCCGCGATCAGGTCGGGAATCACCTTGCGTTTGAAGGCCAGTTCCTTCACGAGGAGCGTAACGGGCACCTGGGCGAACGACGACAGGAGCATGGTGAGCGCCAGCACCCGCATCACAGGGATCAACTGCGGCTCGTGGAAGAAATCGGCGACCCAGGGCGCGGAGAAGAACCCGACGAGGTACAGGGTCAGGCTGCTGGTCAGGACCGTCCAGAAGGCGGTGTCCGCCGCCTCCTCCACCTCCGTCTGCCTGTAGATGAGCGCCGACGTGAACCCCAACTCCTGGAACATCATCAGCAGGTTGATGGCCGGGTTCGCCAGCGCGCGCAGGCCGAAATCGCCCGGAGCGAGAAACCGCGCCAGGACGAGTTTCGTCAAGAACGACAGAAACCGCGTGAAAATCACGGACAATATGACCCAGACGATGGCCGAACCCACCTGCCGTTTCAGGCTCATACCGTCTCCTTCTTACGGCAGACGAGCACGAAATCGCGCGCGAACATGGAAGGCCACACGTGCGCCAGCCACTTGTACACGCTCCGCACCACGGGCTTGCGGAAGAACGCCGGATAGAAGTCCCGCGCCCACAGCGACGCGCTGCCGTCCACCTCCACCGGCTCCAGGTTGCGCGTGCGGCACAGCCGCTTCGCCTCGCCCACGGTGAAGAAGCGCAGGTGCATGGCGTCGGTAGGCGAATGCTGCACGTAGGGGAATCGGCCGAACAGCACCCACAGCCGGCACTTCCAGTGGGCGATGTTGGGCAGGCAGACGATGAACCGCCCGCCGGGTTTCAGCACCCGCGCGCATTCGTCAAACGACCGCTCGTGGAAGAAGCGGTGCTCAATGGCCGAGTTGGACACCACGACGTCAAAGGTGGCGTCGGCAAAGGGCAAATCCTGCGTGTCTATGTCCACCTGCTGGGCGGGGATGCCCTTGTCCCGCGCGCGCTGCACCGCCACCGACGACAGGTCTGTCGCCGTAACGTCGGCCCCGCGCTCCCGCATCTTCTTCGCAAGGACGCCCGGCCCGCAATCCACCTCCAGCACCTTCTCGCCCGCCCTCACGCGGCTCGCCAGCAGTTCCAACCGCTCGTGGTCAAAGGTGTCGTCGGCTTGCGTCCAATAGGCGTCGTAGTAGGCAACTAAATCCATGCTCTCTCCTCTGTGTGTGGTGGCCTCACGCTCGGCGCAGGGCGCGCTTGACCCCGCGCCAGACATTCAGCACGCGCTCCATTCGGGCCTCGTCGCCGCGCACGAGCGCACGCAGCGCCTTCTTGGCGCGGTACTTCCACGGGTGGGTGCGCCTCAAACTCAACTCGCTCTTGAGCGCCATGAATCGGTCGTACTCGTGGGCCAGTTCCTCCTGCGTCAGCGTGGGCAGGTTGAGCACGCTGGTGCGGCTGTAGTACGTGGACAGCGCGCCCGCCTGCGGCACGTAGTACCCCTTGGCCACCGCCACGTCGTGAAGTTCCGTCATGGGGTACGGGTAGAACACCGAGAACTGCAAGTCATCCGGCTCCAGGCGGCGGTTGAGTTCAATCGTCTCCTCTATCATCTCTTTGGTCTCGCCCGGCACACCCAGCATGTTGCACGTGTACGCCTTCAGCCCGTGCTTGCGCAGGCGGCGGAAGGCCGCGATGATGTCCTCGTTGCTCATGCGCCGCTTCAGGATGTCGCGGCGCAGCAGTTCATTGCCCGACTCAATGCCGATACGCACGCCCCTACAGCCGGCGCGGGCCAGCGCCGCCACGATCTCCTCGGACAGGCGCTCCACCCGCGTGTTGATCCAGAACGGGAGTTTGAACTCCCGCCCGTAGGCGTCGCAGAACTCCAGCGTCCACTTCTCGTCCAGGGTGAAGGTGTCGTCCTGGAAGTTGATGGTCTTCACGTTGTAGCGCGCGCGCAGGGCACGAATCTCGGCCAGCACGTGGGGCACGCTGCGGAAGCGCACGTACTTGCCCAGGCCCTTGTAGCGGCTCTGAAGCCCAGGATTGCAGCAATAGGAGCACTGGTACGGGCAACCGCGCCCACTCATCATGTCCACCCAGCCATCGTTGGCCGCGAGAATCTCGTCAAAGGCGAACAATTCGCGGTCGGCGAACGGCAGTTCGTCCAGGTTGGCGATGAGGGGCCGCAAGGGGTTGCGGATGATCTCCTCGCCGCGCCGCACCCACAAGTTGCGGATGTCGTGAAACGGCTGCCCCTCGGCCACGCGCTGGGCCAGTTCGCGGAAGGCGTACTCGCCCTCGCCCACGCACACCGCGTCCCAATTGGGGCTGGCGATGACCTCCTCCGGCGCCAGCGTGGGATGGGTACCGCCGGATACCAGCACAAGTTGGGGCCTGGCTTCCTTCAACCACGCCGCCCATTTCTCCACGAACGGGTGCTGGTGCGTCGTGGACGAGAACGCCACGATGGCCGGGTTAGCGCGGGCCATGCGCTCCAGGAGTTCGTCGCGGGTCGGCTCGCGGTCAGCGTAGTACAGTTCGGTCTCATGCCCGTCCTGCTTGACCATGGCCGACAGGTAGGCCAGGCCATGGTAGAACTTGCGCGCGCCGTAATGCTCCACTCCTTCTATGTCCGGATACACAAACAGAATCTTCATGCGCTCCTCGCTTCTAGTGCCAGAAATAGGGTGGCACCGACACAAACGGCAAAAACAGTTGCGGCCGCGCCTGACGGGTCGCCGTAGGTGTAGGCGTTGCCGACGGCGTGGGCGTGGCGGTCGGCGTCGGCGATGGCGTGCCCGTCGGCGTTGGCGTCGGCGTCCGCGTCGCCGTGGCGGTCGGCGTCGGCGATGGCGTGAGCGTCGCCGTGGCAGTCGGCGTCGGTGATGGCGTCGGCGTAGGCGTGGGCAGCGCGTAGGCCACCCACAGGCGCGGGCCGTTCGGGTTGTCCCCGTCCGACGACGCGATGCGGTACCAGGTGTAACTCTTACTCTGGCCCTTCAGCAACAGGCCCCGATTGGTCGCCGAGTCCGCCACCCACTGGCGCGTCATGGGCCGGACGTTCACCTCATAGGTCTTGAAGACCTGGCTGATGTCCACCACCCCCTCGGCGTCGGGGAAGCGGTCGGTTTCGGTGCTCTCCGCGCCGCTGACGCCCCAGTTCTCCGAGGCGGTGGCCTTGAACCACGTCGCTTCGGCCGCGTTCCAGGCGCGGCGCATCTGGTAGGCCGAAACGGTCAACGTCTCGGTGTTGCGCTGCGAGGTGGCAACGAGGCGCAGCGAACTCCCCAGGACAACGGCGTTCTCCGGAATCGCCGCGGTGTCAAATTGTATGAGCGCGCGCTGATTCCCGTCGGACTGGATCGTCATGTAAGACTCGGAGCCTTTCGGCGTGTTGTCGTCTTTGACGATGTAGGTATCCTCCACGGCGCGCAATTCCACCTCGTGGATTTGCGGGGCCAACGCGGGCGGCGAAATCCGTATCTCGTGCGTGCCCCAGCCCGGCGTTACCGACAGGAACCCCCCGACGGAAGAGGCGTTCGTGTGCGAATAGCGCCCTGTAGCCGCGTCAAAATTCTGCACCACCCACGTGGACGACAACCCCGCCAGCCCCATCTGCTCCAGGTTGAAGCCCAGGGTCATGGATGGCGTGCTCGCTGTGGTGGAAGCGGGCCTGGGATCCTCGCTGGTTACGGTGATGACGCCGTCGGCGTCAAAGGTCGCCGCCACGCGGCTCCAGTGGTCGCTGCCCGTCTGGGTGATGGTGAGCCAGTAGTAGGTGCACGTGCGGTCGGTGAAGGCGCAGCGGCCGTCGGTGCGGACAACCAGGCTCTGGGGCATCCCCACTCGGCGGTACGGCTTCAGAAAGTTCAGAACGCCGTCGCTGCCGCCGGGCCACGGCGTATCGTGCCCGCCGGTGTACAGTTCCACCCTGGGCGGTGTGGCAGCATAGGTGCCGACGGCGTCGGACAGCCGAAGGGTGTGCGAAACCGGTACCACGGTGTCCTGCAGCCCGTGGGTCAAGAGCATGGGGATACTCGCCATATTGGATGCGTACTCAATCGGCGAGCGGCGTTCGTACTCAAAGGGCTTGCCCAGAGGCGACCCGCCGATTTCGTATTCCAGCCAGTTCCGCCTCCAGTCCTCCGTCTCCCAATACCACTGATCCAGGTCCGACGGGCCGCGCTCAATGGCGGCGGCGGCGAACAGATGAGGGTACTTCCCCACCATCCCGCTGGCCATCATCCCGCCCATGGACACGCCCGTGATGTAGATGCGCGATTCGTCCACGCGGTAGTTGGCCTTCATGTAGTTGATGGTGTCCAGCAACTGCTGTTGCACGCTCAGCGAAAGCGTGTGGTTCTGTTCCAGGTCGGGGGCCACCACCAGCCAGCCGTTGCGGTTCGCCGCGTCGGCGTGGATTCCCAGCGCGTCCATCGGCTTGCCGCTCCAGCCGTGGATGCTCACCAACAGCGGCAGCGGCACATCGCCCATGTAGCCCGAAGGGGTCATGATGGCAGCACTGTAGGTCCAACTGCCGTTGCTCGCTTTGAACGACACGGTGCGAATCCTTGCAGGCACCACATCGCCCTCGGCTTCAATGCGGATGTTCACCGCGCCCCACAGATCGGCGGGGTCGGCGTCGGCGGTGATGGTGATCTCGTTGAACCCGCTGGTCAGGATGGCTGGGTCAAACGGCCAGGGGAACGTGCGCCCCGGCTCGCAGGTGCTTCCTCCAGAAGGAAACGAGGTGCCGATCTTGCGGCCGTTCACGTAGATGCTGTGGCCCGCCTTGCTGTTGGAAATGTCCATGATCAGTTTGGCGCGGGTGAGGCTCCCTGTGTACACGAGCAAGACGTTGGTCTTGGCCTCGGTCCCGAATGTGGAGCCTACCTTGACGCAGTCGGTAGCCACGGTGGACGTGATCACCGTGCCCGGCACAGGGGTGGGCGTGGGCGTCGGCGTCGGCGTGCGGGTAGCCGTCGGCTCCGGCGTTACGCCCGGCTCAAAGGTGTAGTAGATGTCCAGCAGGGGGCGCTTCTGGGCGTCATTGAGCCAATCGGATGCCCAGAACCGATACTCTATGATGGACGAGGCCGTCGGCAAGAGCAGGAACCCCTTGTTCGTGTCCGGCGCTCCGAACCAGTCCGAAATCGCCCGGGTAACGTCCAGGGTGTATTCAGCGTTGACGGCATTCACCGTAACCGAAGAGACCGGGCTGGTCTCGCGGTCGCCTGCGCCATCGGCTCCCGCCCCCTCCCAGGGGACGCCCGTGAGGCGGCTTCGCCACGTGGCCTGGCTCGCATCCCAATCCTGGAGCAAACGATACAGTTCCAAGGTTATGGGCCTGTCAGCCGAGCGCCACGAAGTCGTCCACAGATGCAGCGTAGCCGTCAGGATGCGGGCGCCCGTTGGAATCTGCCCCGCCAGGTCAAAGCGAAGGAGGGCACGCTTGGCAGGGCCGCCCGTCCGCACCTGCAACTCGCCCCAATGGCTGGGGTCGTTGAAGTTGGTGTCGGCCGCGTCCTCGTTGATGTACGTATCCGACGCCCCCGTATAGCCGTTGACGTTGTGGCGCAGTTGGACGTGGTAAATCGTCTCCCCGTTCAGCACCCCAACGGGCTGAGGCATGCCCGCGCCCCCCGCCGCGTCCGAGGAATCCAGCGCCGCGCTCCACATCAGAGCAAGCAGCGCCACCGTGCCCACCACAAGCACCAATACCAGCGCTTTCCCGTTACCTTTTCGCGATGCAGATTCACCATGTGTGCCCATGTTCACCCCTAGGTTGACCGTGATCATACCTCCACTGCCCGGCGGCCCCGATAGCGGATGACCTTGGCCGGGACTCCGGCGGCGATGGCGTAGGCAGGGATGTCGCGGGTTACCACCGACCCCGCGCCGATGACCGCGCCCTTGCCGATACGGACGCCGTCCAGCACATACACCCCCAGCCCCAGCCAGACATCATCCTCTATAACGATGTCGCCGCGCGTTGTGATACCCTGCTCGCGAATGGGACGCGAAGTGTCATCAAACCCGTGCTCATAAGGGCTGAACCCGCACCCGGGCGCCATTTGCACGTTGGCCCCGATGCGCAGGTTGCCGAGAAACCCCTTGAGGTTGCAGTTGCTCTGGATGTGCGTATGCGGGCCGATGACCACGCTCCCGCCGGCGCCGACCTCCACGATGGTGCCGCGGTACAGGTGCACCCCTTCGCCCAGGACGATGCGCCCGCCGTCGGGATGCGCGTAGATCGTAACGTAGTCGTCCACGAAACACTGCGGCCCGATTTCCAGGTCTTTCGCCCAAATCTGCGCCTTCGGCGAGATGTACGGGTTGCGCGTCAGGTTGGCCAGGTATTTCTTGTCCTTGTACGGCCCCCGCAGCGCCGATGCCAGCCGCACGCACAGCCCGCCGATGACGGGCGCCCCAGCCCCTTGCATCAAGACGGTTAGCACCTGTTTACGTATCCCCAAGGCCATGCAACTCACTCCTCGCTCGTCGTGTTAGGCCGCGATAAGCCCCGCTGCTACGGCACGGCTCGCCGAAACACCAGCAGCCCATCCGTGCCCCACGCGCGGGTCTCCAGACGCGCCAGCAAGGGGTACATCCGGCGAAACCCCTCCGAAGAAAGCAGCGTTCGCCGGATGAAGATCTCCAGCGCAACGACATAGTCCGGCATGAAGGCATAGATGAGCGGCTCGGGCACGGCATAGTTGCTGTCCGCCAGCGAAGGCTCCACCGGATTGAACGGGATGGCCTGCGGCGAGACCA is a genomic window containing:
- a CDS encoding glycosyltransferase family 4 protein, yielding MTAWGADRPRDADRNLRVALISTVTMNPYVELLRQALDAIPGVRATSHRDLTPDWVWGHRRLDVIHLHWVELQIASPSRWRALKKFTRLVRAVLLARLLGITFVYTVHNLAHHEGQNARLNRWANRWVFWLADAVHVHDEGVAAQLAALYGRRRGVYVVPHGNYIGAYPVTATREEARQHLGLQPHEKVFLFLGQIRPYKGVEELIAAFRQLEGDGYVLLIAGNPQDSGYAARIEAAAHGDPRIRLRLGYVPDEELHRYLLAADADVLPYREVTTSGAA
- a CDS encoding lipopolysaccharide biosynthesis protein produces the protein MSLKRQVGSAIVWVILSVIFTRFLSFLTKLVLARFLAPGDFGLRALANPAINLLMMFQELGFTSALIYRQTEVEEAADTAFWTVLTSSLTLYLVGFFSAPWVADFFHEPQLIPVMRVLALTMLLSSFAQVPVTLLVKELAFKRKVIPDLIAGVLGNGLSIVLAMLGYGVWSLVYGQVAVSLIAAGLIWFFTPWRPRLRFSKARVKELIDYGKHIVGSQTLVFAITNVDNVFVGKFLATATLGFYDLAYTIANLPATQITRLVNQVMFPTFSKVQSDLEMFRNVYFRALKYVSLLSVPIAVTTIGFADNFVTQAYGREWSPAILPMQLLGIYGLVRSVAANMGNVFKAGGQPKWLTYIALWRLTMMLIFLYPAIRWGGIVGVSLFSAIISVIDFGISVFLANKIIHASWGKYVQILVPQGIASVIAVLAGKLVYWNTWGLTRAIVRLGAAGVAIVVVYAAIMWAIDPEVRQLAQAAWEFVRLRGRSAVAKEA
- a CDS encoding class I SAM-dependent methyltransferase, with the translated sequence MDLVAYYDAYWTQADDTFDHERLELLASRVRAGEKVLEVDCGPGVLAKKMRERGADVTATDLSSVAVQRARDKGIPAQQVDIDTQDLPFADATFDVVVSNSAIEHRFFHERSFDECARVLKPGGRFIVCLPNIAHWKCRLWVLFGRFPYVQHSPTDAMHLRFFTVGEAKRLCRTRNLEPVEVDGSASLWARDFYPAFFRKPVVRSVYKWLAHVWPSMFARDFVLVCRKKETV
- a CDS encoding radical SAM protein; the protein is MKILFVYPDIEGVEHYGARKFYHGLAYLSAMVKQDGHETELYYADREPTRDELLERMARANPAIVAFSSTTHQHPFVEKWAAWLKEARPQLVLVSGGTHPTLAPEEVIASPNWDAVCVGEGEYAFRELAQRVAEGQPFHDIRNLWVRRGEEIIRNPLRPLIANLDELPFADRELFAFDEILAANDGWVDMMSGRGCPYQCSYCCNPGLQSRYKGLGKYVRFRSVPHVLAEIRALRARYNVKTINFQDDTFTLDEKWTLEFCDAYGREFKLPFWINTRVERLSEEIVAALARAGCRGVRIGIESGNELLRRDILKRRMSNEDIIAAFRRLRKHGLKAYTCNMLGVPGETKEMIEETIELNRRLEPDDLQFSVFYPYPMTELHDVAVAKGYYVPQAGALSTYYSRTSVLNLPTLTQEELAHEYDRFMALKSELSLRRTHPWKYRAKKALRALVRGDEARMERVLNVWRGVKRALRRA
- a CDS encoding DNRLRE domain-containing protein — encoded protein: MALLALMWSAALDSSDAAGGAGMPQPVGVLNGETIYHVQLRHNVNGYTGASDTYINEDAADTNFNDPSHWGELQVRTGGPAKRALLRFDLAGQIPTGARILTATLHLWTTSWRSADRPITLELYRLLQDWDASQATWRSRLTGVPWEGAGADGAGDRETSPVSSVTVNAVNAEYTLDVTRAISDWFGAPDTNKGFLLLPTASSIIEYRFWASDWLNDAQKRPLLDIYYTFEPGVTPEPTATRTPTPTPTPTPVPGTVITSTVATDCVKVGSTFGTEAKTNVLLVYTGSLTRAKLIMDISNSKAGHSIYVNGRKIGTSFPSGGSTCEPGRTFPWPFDPAILTSGFNEITITADADPADLWGAVNIRIEAEGDVVPARIRTVSFKASNGSWTYSAAIMTPSGYMGDVPLPLLVSIHGWSGKPMDALGIHADAANRNGWLVVAPDLEQNHTLSLSVQQQLLDTINYMKANYRVDESRIYITGVSMGGMMASGMVGKYPHLFAAAAIERGPSDLDQWYWETEDWRRNWLEYEIGGSPLGKPFEYERRSPIEYASNMASIPMLLTHGLQDTVVPVSHTLRLSDAVGTYAATPPRVELYTGGHDTPWPGGSDGVLNFLKPYRRVGMPQSLVVRTDGRCAFTDRTCTYYWLTITQTGSDHWSRVAATFDADGVITVTSEDPRPASTTASTPSMTLGFNLEQMGLAGLSSTWVVQNFDAATGRYSHTNASSVGGFLSVTPGWGTHEIRISPPALAPQIHEVELRAVEDTYIVKDDNTPKGSESYMTIQSDGNQRALIQFDTAAIPENAVVLGSSLRLVATSQRNTETLTVSAYQMRRAWNAAEATWFKATASENWGVSGAESTETDRFPDAEGVVDISQVFKTYEVNVRPMTRQWVADSATNRGLLLKGQSKSYTWYRIASSDGDNPNGPRLWVAYALPTPTPTPSPTPTATATLTPSPTPTATATRTPTPTPTGTPSPTPTATPTPSATPTPTATRQARPQLFLPFVSVPPYFWH
- a CDS encoding acyltransferase; this translates as MQGAGAPVIGGLCVRLASALRGPYKDKKYLANLTRNPYISPKAQIWAKDLEIGPQCFVDDYVTIYAHPDGGRIVLGEGVHLYRGTIVEVGAGGSVVIGPHTHIQSNCNLKGFLGNLRIGANVQMAPGCGFSPYEHGFDDTSRPIREQGITTRGDIVIEDDVWLGLGVYVLDGVRIGKGAVIGAGSVVTRDIPAYAIAAGVPAKVIRYRGRRAVEV